One Desulfobulbus oligotrophicus DNA segment encodes these proteins:
- the gpmI gene encoding 2,3-bisphosphoglycerate-independent phosphoglycerate mutase, which produces MPVPVPIILTILDGWGIAPPSSTNAVSVAKTPNMDRLSSSFPMTTLTAHNGMVGLPEGQMGNSEVGHLNIGAGRIVYQDYTRINRAVDAGEFAANPVFNKILDAAGTGGGCLHLCGLVSDGGVHSHIRHLIALLELAAGRKVEVAVHCFMDGRDTLPTSGLDYIRQLTAAMARLGHGRVATVSGRYWAMDRDKRWDRVKKAWDAMVRGEGLTAVDAVTCVADAYERGETDEFITPTVLVDDRGTPVGRISSGDTVFFFNFRADRVRQLCHAFSDVDFSGFDTGARPALRLLATMTEYEADFTFPVAFPPVSLTHILGEEISRHGKRQLRIAETEKYAHVTYFFNGGNEEPYAGEDRVLINSPRDVATYDLKPAMSAVEVTDTLLRVLTEQEVAGTPYDLVILNFANGDMVGHTGVMQAAVAACETVDICVGRIETFVRERGGIMLITADHGNAEQMVDPATGGPHTAHTVNPVPFIVVADGCAGCRLRADGALKDIAPTILALMDLPIPSEMGGEPLLLPRCCR; this is translated from the coding sequence ATGCCCGTCCCTGTTCCGATTATCCTGACGATCCTTGATGGCTGGGGGATTGCGCCCCCAAGCTCCACGAATGCGGTCTCTGTTGCCAAGACTCCGAATATGGACCGGTTGAGCAGCTCGTTTCCGATGACGACCCTGACAGCTCACAACGGGATGGTCGGGCTGCCTGAAGGGCAGATGGGGAACTCTGAAGTCGGGCATTTGAATATCGGTGCCGGTCGGATCGTATACCAGGATTATACCCGGATCAACCGTGCGGTTGATGCAGGAGAATTTGCTGCCAATCCGGTGTTCAACAAGATACTGGACGCAGCCGGGACCGGTGGGGGATGTCTTCATCTCTGCGGCCTGGTATCCGACGGGGGGGTGCATAGCCATATACGTCATCTGATCGCTCTTCTTGAACTCGCTGCCGGCAGGAAGGTTGAGGTTGCGGTGCACTGTTTTATGGATGGCCGTGATACTCTGCCCACCAGTGGCCTTGATTATATCCGGCAACTGACTGCAGCCATGGCGCGTCTTGGTCATGGCCGGGTGGCCACCGTTTCAGGGCGCTATTGGGCCATGGATCGTGATAAGCGTTGGGACCGTGTGAAAAAAGCCTGGGATGCCATGGTCAGGGGCGAGGGGTTAACGGCTGTGGATGCGGTGACCTGTGTTGCAGATGCCTATGAGCGGGGTGAGACCGACGAGTTTATTACGCCGACGGTGCTGGTGGATGACCGGGGAACGCCTGTGGGGCGTATCAGCAGCGGTGATACGGTATTCTTCTTCAACTTCCGTGCTGACCGGGTTCGGCAACTCTGCCATGCCTTCAGTGATGTCGATTTTTCCGGTTTTGATACCGGTGCTCGACCTGCCTTGCGATTGCTGGCCACCATGACCGAGTATGAGGCGGACTTTACCTTTCCGGTTGCCTTTCCGCCGGTCAGCCTGACCCACATCCTTGGTGAAGAGATCAGTCGTCACGGGAAGAGACAGTTGCGGATCGCTGAAACCGAAAAGTATGCCCATGTCACCTATTTTTTCAACGGCGGCAATGAGGAGCCCTATGCAGGTGAAGATCGGGTTCTCATCAATTCTCCCCGTGATGTGGCAACCTATGATCTTAAGCCCGCCATGAGTGCGGTGGAGGTGACTGACACACTGCTGCGCGTGCTGACCGAGCAGGAAGTGGCCGGTACACCCTATGATCTGGTGATCCTCAACTTTGCAAACGGGGACATGGTCGGTCATACCGGGGTTATGCAGGCAGCAGTGGCAGCCTGTGAAACTGTTGACATCTGTGTCGGCCGGATTGAAACCTTTGTTCGGGAGCGCGGTGGGATCATGCTGATCACTGCTGATCACGGGAACGCTGAACAGATGGTTGACCCGGCAACCGGGGGGCCGCATACCGCGCACACCGTCAATCCTGTCCCGTTCATCGTGGTCGCTGATGGCTGTGCAGGATGCCGGCTCCGTGCCGATGGGGCATTGAAAGACATTGCACCGACTATCCTCGCTCTGATGGACCTGCCGATTCCATCAGAGATGGGAGGCGAACCACTTCTTCTGCCCCGTTGCTGCCGTTAA
- a CDS encoding glycosyl hydrolase 108 family protein: protein MQENFARSLHNVLLHEGGFTDHPRDPGGATMKGVTLLTFRRFFGAEKTVSDLQHITEEQLAHIYRTGYWDKCSCDALPRGVDYAVFDFAVNSGPGRAVKTLQSVVNTDQDGVIGPVTLETITSQDSATIITALCDRRFSFLKGLPAFDTFGRGWSRRVAEVRQTALAMAGDDPESDEKVDKTEQIPAQADYDTVRRGDKGPWVVKLQKALGLRADGRFGPKTEATLRDFQKKNGLEADGIAGRLTYRALGLID, encoded by the coding sequence ATGCAAGAAAATTTCGCCAGATCGCTGCACAATGTTCTACTTCATGAAGGCGGATTTACCGACCACCCCAGGGATCCCGGCGGGGCCACGATGAAAGGTGTCACGCTGCTTACCTTTCGCCGGTTTTTTGGTGCCGAGAAAACAGTGTCCGATCTGCAACACATCACCGAAGAACAACTTGCTCACATCTATCGGACCGGTTACTGGGACAAGTGTAGCTGCGATGCATTACCCCGCGGTGTTGATTACGCTGTCTTTGACTTTGCCGTCAACTCCGGCCCTGGACGGGCCGTTAAAACATTGCAGTCTGTGGTCAATACCGACCAGGACGGTGTTATTGGTCCTGTCACGCTGGAGACAATAACCTCTCAGGATTCGGCAACCATTATCACCGCGCTCTGTGACAGGCGCTTCTCCTTCCTCAAGGGACTACCTGCCTTTGACACATTCGGCAGAGGATGGAGCAGACGGGTGGCCGAAGTACGACAAACCGCCCTTGCCATGGCCGGCGACGACCCGGAGAGCGACGAAAAGGTCGACAAAACCGAGCAAATTCCTGCGCAGGCAGACTATGATACTGTGCGACGGGGAGATAAAGGCCCCTGGGTTGTTAAACTGCAGAAGGCTCTTGGCCTCAGAGCTGATGGTCGCTTTGGTCCCAAGACTGAAGCAACGCTCAGGGATTTTCAAAAGAAAAACGGCCTGGAAGCAGATGGCATTGCCGGCCGACTCACATACCGGGCCTTGGGGCTGATCGACTGA
- a CDS encoding purine-nucleoside phosphorylase — MIDLTEHQQQVESAVAFIRSRISEPFEVLIQLGTGLGELARAMQVDCSLNYADIPYFPEATVASHAGNLVVGTLAGKRTAILQGRFHYYEGYTAREVAFPVRVLALLGASTAIITNAGGGLNPTFQPGNIMVLNDHINLLGDNPLRGPNIDAWGPRFPDLSTPYDPELSQLTMKLASRLGLEEVVSGTYVCVPGPSLETPAETRFLRMIGADAVGMSSVPEILVALHAGMRVLGLSVVANVNDPDHFQPILIDDIITAASRAEPRLQQLIVQILAELTP, encoded by the coding sequence ATGATAGACCTGACCGAACATCAGCAGCAGGTTGAGTCGGCTGTTGCATTTATCCGTTCCCGTATCAGCGAGCCATTTGAAGTTTTAATTCAGCTGGGCACCGGTCTGGGCGAGTTGGCCAGGGCCATGCAGGTCGACTGCTCTTTGAACTACGCGGATATTCCCTATTTTCCCGAGGCCACGGTTGCCAGCCATGCCGGTAATCTGGTGGTCGGTACTTTAGCCGGCAAACGTACCGCTATTCTGCAGGGCCGTTTTCATTACTATGAAGGGTATACCGCCCGTGAAGTTGCCTTTCCGGTACGGGTTCTTGCCTTATTAGGGGCCTCCACGGCCATCATCACCAACGCCGGCGGTGGCCTTAATCCGACCTTCCAACCCGGCAATATCATGGTGTTGAACGACCATATCAACCTGCTGGGGGACAATCCGTTACGTGGACCTAACATCGATGCCTGGGGACCGCGTTTCCCTGATCTGTCCACCCCCTATGATCCTGAACTGTCACAACTGACCATGAAACTGGCCAGTCGGCTGGGCCTTGAAGAGGTGGTCAGCGGAACCTATGTCTGCGTTCCCGGACCCAGTCTGGAAACACCGGCGGAAACCAGATTTCTGCGCATGATCGGGGCTGATGCGGTGGGTATGTCTTCGGTGCCTGAAATTCTGGTGGCCCTGCATGCCGGAATGCGGGTACTGGGGTTATCGGTGGTGGCCAATGTCAACGATCCTGATCACTTTCAGCCGATTCTGATCGATGATATCATCACTGCTGCGAGCAGGGCTGAACCACGTTTGCAGCAGCTGATTGTTCAGATTCTGGCGGAGCTTACTCCATGA
- a CDS encoding twin-arginine translocase TatA/TatE family subunit — protein MFGLGTPELIVILLIAFVLFGGKKLPEIGAGLGKAIGSFKRGLNEVEEAKTDLIKNLPGAQEVVKVQETIKSAKDLTRLSSK, from the coding sequence ATGTTTGGACTTGGTACCCCGGAACTGATCGTTATACTGCTGATAGCCTTTGTCCTCTTTGGCGGCAAAAAGTTACCCGAAATCGGTGCCGGACTGGGTAAGGCCATCGGCTCCTTTAAAAGAGGGCTGAACGAGGTAGAGGAGGCGAAGACTGATCTTATCAAAAATCTGCCCGGGGCTCAGGAGGTCGTCAAAGTTCAGGAGACCATCAAGTCAGCGAAAGATCTGACCAGGCTTTCCAGTAAGTAA
- the rsfS gene encoding ribosome silencing factor, translated as MKHLKKKYADKEGRELVAVCTRIALETKAEDVMVLDVRGLASFTDYFVIMSGRSTRHVQGVAEAIVGELQTKRINSKSSEGLNEGLWVLLDLGDVVVHIFYHENRGFYNLEGLWHDAPRIDVEALLTVQA; from the coding sequence ATGAAGCATCTCAAGAAAAAATATGCTGATAAAGAGGGCAGGGAGCTCGTCGCTGTTTGCACCCGGATTGCGCTGGAAACAAAGGCGGAAGATGTGATGGTGCTGGATGTACGCGGGCTGGCATCTTTCACGGATTACTTTGTCATTATGAGCGGTCGATCCACTCGCCATGTGCAGGGGGTGGCTGAGGCGATTGTCGGGGAGCTGCAGACCAAGCGCATCAACAGTAAGAGTAGTGAGGGGTTGAATGAGGGGCTCTGGGTTCTCCTTGATCTTGGTGATGTGGTTGTTCATATTTTTTATCATGAAAATAGGGGCTTTTACAATCTGGAAGGACTGTGGCACGATGCTCCGCGAATTGATGTGGAAGCACTGCTCACTGTTCAGGCTTAA
- a CDS encoding lysozyme inhibitor LprI family protein, whose protein sequence is MSLKTTYILVLLSAILLAGPLGLIAGTAGTDTDCSRAVSTAEMMHCATRVYQEADAELNRVYRQLTTELNGRRKVQLQASQRAWLAFRDKNAVFAAGVAEDGSIAPLLETAELTTMTKARTEQLRAYLKKADTSETTRGTDCPREENQQNN, encoded by the coding sequence ATGTCGTTAAAAACCACCTACATTCTCGTACTGTTGTCGGCAATACTCCTGGCAGGGCCGTTGGGACTGATCGCAGGTACGGCTGGCACCGATACGGACTGCTCGCGCGCTGTTTCCACGGCAGAGATGATGCACTGTGCCACCAGGGTGTATCAGGAGGCTGATGCTGAACTCAACAGGGTCTACCGACAACTCACAACCGAACTGAACGGGCGAAGAAAGGTACAGCTGCAGGCAAGTCAGCGTGCCTGGCTTGCTTTTCGCGACAAGAATGCCGTCTTTGCCGCCGGTGTTGCCGAAGATGGGAGCATAGCCCCTCTTCTTGAAACTGCCGAATTAACCACCATGACCAAGGCCAGAACTGAGCAGTTGCGGGCATATCTCAAAAAAGCAGACACATCCGAAACAACCCGGGGTACGGACTGCCCCAGGGAGGAAAACCAGCAGAACAATTAA
- the tatA gene encoding twin-arginine translocase TatA/TatE family subunit, which produces MFGLGMPELVVILVIVVIIFGAGKLPEIGSGIGKGIRNFKEATRKDDESKVIEEDKNKES; this is translated from the coding sequence ATGTTTGGACTCGGCATGCCGGAGTTAGTTGTTATCCTGGTCATAGTTGTCATCATTTTTGGTGCCGGGAAATTGCCGGAGATCGGCAGTGGTATCGGCAAGGGAATTCGCAACTTCAAAGAGGCCACCAGGAAAGACGACGAATCCAAGGTCATTGAAGAAGACAAAAACAAGGAGAGTTGA
- a CDS encoding DNA topoisomerase III, giving the protein MGKTLIIAEKPSVAADIVRALPGKFTKSKTHFEGDEYIVSFAIGHLVSIAYPEEINPEYQKWSLDTLPILPEDFPLAVLPETKAQFNALTKLIRRRDVDVIVNGCDAGREGELIFKYILKQATNRSLGHKKIKRLWLQSMTLDAIRDGLGKLRDDAEMRPLEDTALCRSEADWLIGINATRALTSFNSRFGGFRKTPCGRVQTPTLSLLVKRESERRGFVPQTYWELHGHFHCGGVDYTGVWIDPEYIKDEEQTHGRRNRLWQEEQVADIIQKCTGKPALVEETSKKSTKGAPPLYDLTLLQREANNRFGFSAKNTLALAQALYERHKLITYPRTDSRCLPEDYLATVKKVVHQQQNWQYGQFATEMLAKKYLRQDKRIFNNKKISDHFAIIPTTGLPKTLSEPEQKIYQMIVQRFLAVFFPVAVYHNTRRLSVVEAETFLTEGKILIEPGWKAIYGSVSEEGDDKELQALPPATTVLCREIEQQEHQTKPPPRFTEATLLSAMENSGKMVEDEELAEAMKERGLGTPATRAAIIEKLLNEKYVVREQRELIPTGKAFELLNLLEARNIDVLASPELTGEWEYKLNQILKGTMTRPQFMGEIRRMTADIVDKVKQGGTEKRREADFSPVAGRRFYETISAYESEDKELVIRKVLGGRVMTENEILALVRGETLGPFTDFRSKKGHPFTASIHLADSKVQFLFADSTAELDLEAIRDQEPLGFSPIDQSKVFETPIGFLSESALGGDQKKGLRIAKVILGRQLDAQHIRQLLTAGRTGLISGFISKKKRPFDAFLLLDKKGKLSFEFPPRGWKKDAGQRTGNESAPL; this is encoded by the coding sequence ATGGGAAAGACACTGATTATTGCCGAGAAGCCAAGTGTTGCCGCTGATATTGTCAGAGCGCTTCCCGGTAAGTTTACCAAGAGTAAAACCCATTTTGAGGGTGACGAGTATATTGTATCGTTTGCCATCGGCCACCTGGTTTCCATTGCCTATCCCGAGGAGATTAACCCGGAGTACCAGAAATGGAGTCTGGATACTCTACCTATTCTTCCTGAAGATTTTCCTCTGGCTGTTTTACCGGAGACCAAGGCACAGTTTAATGCCCTGACCAAACTGATCCGTCGCCGGGATGTGGATGTGATCGTCAACGGCTGCGATGCCGGTCGTGAAGGTGAACTGATTTTCAAGTATATCCTCAAACAGGCGACCAATCGGTCGCTTGGCCACAAGAAGATCAAGCGTTTATGGTTGCAATCCATGACCCTGGACGCCATTCGCGATGGGCTGGGTAAACTCCGTGATGACGCTGAGATGCGACCGTTGGAAGACACGGCGCTGTGTCGCTCTGAGGCTGACTGGTTGATCGGTATCAATGCCACTCGGGCTCTGACCTCTTTTAATTCCCGCTTCGGTGGTTTTCGTAAGACTCCCTGTGGTCGTGTACAGACACCGACCCTGTCGCTTCTCGTCAAACGGGAATCTGAGCGTCGTGGATTTGTGCCACAGACCTACTGGGAGCTGCACGGACATTTCCACTGTGGTGGAGTTGACTATACAGGTGTGTGGATTGACCCTGAGTATATCAAGGATGAGGAACAGACCCACGGTCGCCGCAACCGGCTTTGGCAGGAAGAGCAGGTTGCAGACATTATCCAAAAATGCACCGGTAAACCGGCGCTGGTTGAGGAGACCAGTAAAAAGTCAACAAAGGGCGCCCCACCGCTCTACGACCTCACCCTCCTACAACGGGAGGCTAACAACCGTTTCGGTTTTTCCGCTAAAAACACCCTGGCCCTGGCTCAGGCCCTGTATGAACGGCACAAGCTGATCACCTATCCGCGAACAGACAGCCGCTGCCTGCCTGAAGACTATCTGGCAACAGTGAAAAAGGTGGTGCATCAGCAGCAGAACTGGCAGTATGGGCAGTTCGCCACTGAGATGCTTGCTAAAAAATACCTTCGCCAAGATAAGCGGATCTTCAATAATAAGAAGATTTCCGATCACTTTGCCATTATACCGACCACCGGTTTACCTAAAACACTGTCCGAACCTGAACAGAAGATTTACCAGATGATTGTTCAGCGTTTTCTTGCCGTCTTTTTTCCGGTAGCAGTGTATCATAACACCCGGCGCCTGTCTGTGGTTGAGGCGGAGACTTTCCTTACCGAGGGGAAAATTCTGATAGAACCGGGATGGAAGGCCATCTATGGATCGGTCAGCGAAGAGGGTGACGATAAGGAGCTGCAGGCATTGCCGCCGGCAACCACGGTACTGTGCCGGGAAATCGAACAACAGGAACACCAGACCAAGCCACCGCCACGCTTTACTGAAGCAACGTTGCTGTCAGCCATGGAGAATTCCGGAAAAATGGTTGAAGATGAGGAGCTGGCAGAGGCCATGAAGGAACGTGGCCTGGGGACTCCGGCTACACGTGCTGCAATCATTGAAAAACTCCTCAATGAGAAATACGTTGTCCGCGAGCAACGTGAGCTCATTCCCACAGGCAAGGCTTTTGAACTGCTGAATTTGCTGGAAGCAAGGAATATTGATGTACTGGCTTCACCGGAGTTGACCGGTGAGTGGGAATACAAGCTGAACCAGATTCTGAAAGGCACCATGACTCGCCCGCAGTTCATGGGCGAAATTCGCCGGATGACAGCGGATATTGTGGATAAGGTCAAGCAGGGAGGGACTGAGAAGCGTCGGGAGGCCGACTTTTCTCCAGTAGCCGGCCGTCGGTTTTATGAAACGATCTCTGCATATGAGTCAGAGGACAAAGAGCTTGTCATCCGCAAGGTACTGGGCGGGCGGGTAATGACGGAAAATGAGATTCTGGCCCTGGTCAGGGGAGAAACCTTGGGGCCCTTCACTGATTTCCGGTCAAAGAAAGGGCATCCGTTCACTGCTTCGATCCACCTGGCTGATTCTAAGGTGCAGTTTCTCTTTGCTGATTCCACAGCTGAACTTGACCTTGAGGCAATCCGCGATCAGGAGCCGTTGGGGTTTTCACCCATTGATCAGTCAAAGGTGTTTGAAACCCCGATTGGCTTTTTATCTGAATCGGCCCTGGGCGGAGATCAGAAAAAGGGTTTACGCATTGCCAAGGTTATTCTTGGTCGACAGCTTGATGCACAGCATATCAGGCAACTGCTGACCGCCGGCAGGACCGGATTGATCAGCGGGTTTATCTCGAAGAAAAAAAGACCTTTTGATGCCTTTTTACTTCTTGATAAGAAGGGCAAGCTGAGTTTTGAATTTCCACCCCGCGGTTGGAAAAAAGATGCCGGACAGAGAACGGGGAACGAATCTGCCCCGTTGTAA
- the thrC gene encoding threonine synthase, with product MRYISTRGGIEPLAFQDAVMMGLARDGGLLLPQTLPTVGNQVVQRWQQLHYQALAREVLSLFIDDIPETDLEDLIDRSYASFAHPQVTPITQQGDLYILELFHGPTLAFKDVALQLLGNLFEYVLARRGGFMNILGATSGDTGSAAIAGVRGKANINIFILHPHGRTSPVQALQMTTVLDPNVFNIAVRGTFDDAQGIVKAIFNDLDFRDQYQLGAINSINWARVLAQVVYYVFAYCKLSRLGMKSVDFSVPTGNFGDIFAGYIARRLLPPGCIHRLILATNANDILTRFVTSGDYSCSQVQATFSPSMDIQVASNFERYLYYFLNEDGAAVRRSMESFVASGRLDLTADRQRIGQDFSSRSVSEEETIATIRDFYSEHHYLLDPHTAVGVKAGLELRDPGRPVVCLATAHPAKFGEAVSLAIGNEPPLPPALAELQKRESRCVILDAQQDTIKEYVAANALH from the coding sequence ATGCGCTATATCAGTACCCGGGGCGGTATCGAGCCTCTTGCGTTTCAGGATGCCGTCATGATGGGGCTGGCCCGGGACGGTGGTCTGCTTCTACCACAGACGCTGCCGACAGTGGGTAATCAGGTGGTGCAACGCTGGCAGCAGCTCCACTATCAGGCCCTGGCCAGGGAAGTGCTGTCCCTGTTCATCGACGATATCCCGGAGACTGATCTTGAGGATCTGATTGACCGGTCCTATGCCTCTTTCGCACATCCGCAGGTGACGCCGATCACCCAACAGGGGGATCTGTATATCCTGGAACTCTTCCATGGCCCTACGCTGGCATTCAAGGATGTGGCCCTGCAACTGCTGGGCAATCTGTTTGAATATGTGCTGGCCCGCCGCGGCGGTTTTATGAATATCCTCGGCGCCACTTCCGGTGATACCGGCAGCGCCGCCATTGCCGGAGTGCGCGGCAAGGCCAATATTAACATCTTTATTCTTCATCCGCACGGTCGGACCAGCCCTGTTCAGGCGTTGCAGATGACCACTGTTCTGGACCCCAACGTGTTTAACATCGCGGTACGCGGCACCTTTGATGATGCCCAGGGGATTGTCAAGGCCATCTTCAATGACCTTGATTTCCGCGATCAATATCAGTTGGGAGCGATTAATTCCATCAACTGGGCTCGGGTTCTGGCGCAGGTGGTGTACTATGTGTTTGCTTACTGCAAGCTGTCCAGACTGGGAATGAAGAGTGTTGATTTCTCGGTACCAACAGGAAATTTCGGCGATATATTTGCCGGTTATATCGCCCGTCGGCTGTTGCCTCCCGGGTGTATTCACAGGCTGATCCTGGCAACGAACGCCAATGACATCCTGACCCGGTTTGTCACCAGTGGTGATTATTCCTGCAGTCAGGTCCAGGCTACCTTCAGTCCATCAATGGACATCCAGGTGGCATCCAACTTTGAGCGCTACCTGTACTATTTCTTGAATGAGGACGGGGCAGCGGTCAGGCGGTCGATGGAGAGTTTTGTCGCCTCGGGTCGACTTGATCTCACTGCAGATCGTCAACGGATAGGGCAGGATTTCAGCTCCCGTTCAGTGTCTGAGGAAGAGACCATCGCCACGATACGTGACTTTTATAGTGAACATCATTATCTGCTGGATCCGCATACGGCGGTCGGTGTCAAAGCAGGACTGGAGTTGCGCGATCCCGGCCGGCCGGTGGTCTGCCTGGCAACGGCACACCCGGCGAAATTCGGAGAGGCGGTCTCTTTGGCCATCGGTAACGAGCCGCCGTTACCTCCGGCGCTGGCTGAACTTCAAAAGCGTGAAAGTCGCTGTGTGATCCTTGATGCACAACAGGATACCATCAAGGAGTATGTTGCCGCCAACGCTCTTCACTGA
- a CDS encoding amidohydrolase family protein has translation MSAPTADLLLTGRFVLPMDTKKTVIKDGGAAIGGDTLLAVDTTAELLRRYPQAEVLHEPHGLIMPGLVNVHTHAAMALFRGLADDLPLMQWLQDYIFPVEASLTGELVYQGSLLSICEMIRSGTTSFCDMYLFADEVAQAAAKAGIRAWVGEVLYDFPSPNYGESANGLACTKDLFARWRNHPLITVTVDPHAVYTCSPDLLTELGGMARDEGALYVIHLAENAEEVRICRERYGCTPVEHLEALGLLGPHVVADHCVMLTATEIALLAERGVKVAHCPESNLKLASGIAPVAEMLAAGITVGIGTDGSASNNDVDMFGEMNTAAKIQKFRCMDPTAMSADLTLTAATSGGAKVLGAEACIGSLEPGKKADCIVVDFDQPHLTPVYHPISHLVYAARGADVLHSVINGQVVMRNRELLTIDEKAVLAHAAEIGARFRRLCNGG, from the coding sequence ATGAGCGCACCAACTGCTGACCTTCTCCTCACCGGCCGTTTCGTTCTGCCGATGGATACGAAGAAGACCGTTATTAAAGACGGGGGAGCGGCTATTGGTGGTGACACTCTTCTTGCGGTTGATACGACTGCAGAGCTGCTGAGGCGTTATCCTCAGGCAGAGGTGCTGCACGAGCCGCACGGCCTGATCATGCCCGGACTGGTCAATGTCCACACCCACGCCGCCATGGCGCTGTTCCGTGGCCTTGCCGACGACTTACCGTTGATGCAGTGGCTGCAGGACTACATCTTTCCGGTGGAGGCGTCGTTGACCGGTGAGCTGGTCTATCAGGGCAGTCTGCTGTCAATCTGCGAGATGATCCGGTCGGGCACCACCTCATTTTGTGATATGTACCTCTTTGCCGATGAGGTGGCGCAGGCAGCGGCAAAAGCAGGTATCCGGGCCTGGGTCGGCGAGGTTCTCTATGATTTTCCTTCGCCAAACTATGGGGAATCGGCAAACGGTCTTGCCTGTACGAAAGATCTTTTTGCCCGTTGGCGGAACCATCCCCTGATTACCGTCACTGTTGATCCCCATGCCGTGTACACCTGTTCGCCCGACTTACTGACAGAGCTCGGAGGGATGGCTCGGGATGAGGGGGCACTCTATGTGATTCATCTGGCGGAAAATGCGGAAGAGGTGCGCATCTGCCGGGAGCGCTACGGCTGTACCCCTGTGGAACATCTGGAGGCCCTTGGATTGCTTGGTCCGCATGTGGTGGCCGATCACTGTGTGATGTTGACGGCAACGGAGATTGCCCTGCTGGCGGAACGGGGCGTCAAGGTGGCGCACTGTCCGGAATCGAACCTCAAACTGGCTTCAGGGATTGCTCCTGTCGCTGAGATGCTGGCAGCCGGCATCACCGTCGGCATCGGCACTGACGGTAGTGCCTCGAACAATGATGTTGATATGTTCGGTGAAATGAATACCGCTGCCAAGATCCAGAAATTTCGATGTATGGATCCGACCGCCATGAGCGCAGATCTGACCCTCACGGCTGCAACCAGCGGCGGGGCTAAGGTGTTGGGTGCTGAAGCGTGCATTGGCAGCCTGGAACCCGGTAAAAAAGCGGACTGTATTGTGGTCGACTTTGATCAGCCGCACCTGACCCCTGTCTATCATCCGATCTCCCATCTGGTCTACGCCGCCCGGGGTGCCGATGTCCTGCATTCGGTGATCAACGGTCAGGTAGTAATGCGCAATCGGGAGCTGCTCACCATAGATGAAAAGGCGGTCCTGGCTCACGCTGCTGAAATCGGCGCTAGATTTCGCAGGCTTTGTAATGGCGGTTGA